The window TTCCGCGCTGGTTTCACCACCCATCTCCGCGTCAGTTTCGCCTCGTGTCTCCGCCTCGAGAGCAATGGCGCTCGCATGGTTGAGCGTCACCTTCGCTGTGTCATCAGTCAACTCATGATCAGTCGCAGCCGTCGCCGTCGGCAACAGCGGTCCATCCGCGTGACGGTGCTCATCGCGCACCAGTTGCCCGTCGATGCGAGCCGTCGCGTCGACTGCCTCGAGCAGTGACTCACCGTGTGTGGCGCCGTTTTCGAACACGACGAGCGTTCCACCCCGGTCAACGAATCGACGAACCGCCTCACCACTCGAATCGTCATACGGCTGTGACGGCGCGACGACGAACGCAACCGTCTCCGCCGAATAACCACCATAGGCACTCGCGTCGCGAGCGAGTTCAAACTCGCCGTGGTGATCATCCTCAAGTTGCTCGCGAAGGTCACTTGTCCCCTCCCAGTCGGTGTTGAACGGTCCAAACACTGCTGTCGAGGTGGACGCACCGACACCGATCGTCGCGATAACAGCGAGCGCCAACCCGATCACGACCACTCGAGACCATGCACTCTCGAGTTGAAACTCGAAATCGGGACCGAATCCTGGCTGGTCAGCGTCACCAGCCGTTTCAGAGCCACTTGAACGCGGGTCTAACGATTCGGGGTCGCTCACAGACCCACCACCTCCGGTGGGACAAGCGCGACAAGCCAGCGAACGATGACCACGACAAACCCGAGTAAGCCAGCGATCACCAGCCACGGCAGTCGCCGTCGCCAACTCGGCTCGACCGCAAACGGCGCTGTCAACTCAGTGATGATCAACAGGCCGATCAGCCAGCAGATGAACACCGACTCGAGCGAGAGTGCATTGAACACCACCAACACGAGAGTCGACACCAGCATCCAGGCGACCTGCCAGTGGACAAACTGCATCCGGCGCTCAGTTGCCATCGCGGGGCCACCTCACTCGACAGTCACGCTCTTTGCGAGGTTGCGTGGCTTGTCGATCGACCGCCCAAGTTCGTGTGCAACCCAGTACGACACTAACTGTAACTGGACGTTCGCAAGGATTGGGGCAAGCGTCGGATGTGTCTCTGGGATCTCGAGAACATGATCGGCGTACTGCTCGACATCAGAACAGCCGTCAGTCACTGCAACGACCGGCGCACCACGGGTTTGCACCTCTTTGACGTTCCCAAGTGTCTTTGTTGGCTTCGAACCCGCAGTGACGAGTGCAAACACCGGCGTCTCATCCGTGACGAGTGCCAGCGGTCCATGTTTCAACTCGCCGGCCGCAAAGCCTTCAGCATGTTTGTACGTGATCTCTTTCATCTTCAATGCCCCCTCGAGTGCAACCGGCGCGTTGTGCCCACGTCCGATAAAGAAGTATGCGCCAGCGTCACGATACGCCGTTGCAACCTCTTGGGCTGCCGACTCATCGAGCACAGTCTGGAGTTGTCCAGAGAAGTCTCGCAATGCTGAGACCAACTGACTATCATACTCGCCAGTCAAGGCACTGGCGACCAACACGAGTGCAATCTGCTGGGAGACAAACGTCTTCGTCGCCGCCACACCGATCTCGGGCCCAGCACGGACGTACATTACGTGATCACACTCACGAGCCGCAGAGCTACCCACAACGTTCGTAACGGCGACCGTCCGCGCCCCAACAGTGTTTGCCCCCCGCAGCGCGCCCATCGTGTCCGCTGTTTCGCCACTCTGAGTCACCCCGATAACGAGCGTCTCCGAATCCACCGGCACGACATCCGTATCGTACTCGCTCGCCAGAAACGCCGTCGCGGCCACGCCTCGTTCTCGCAGCAATCGCGCACCGTACAACGCCGCATGATAGGACGTTCCACAGGCGACGAACTGCACCCGCTCTGGGGTGCTAAGTGACGCAAGCGAGTCGACCGCAATCGAGCGCTCGAGTTCCTCGACACGTTCACGGAGACACTGACGAACTGCCGTTGGCTGTTCGTGAATTTCCTTGAGCATATAGTGGTCGTAGCCACTCTTGCCCGCATCGTCTGCGTCCCACTCAATCGTCTCGACCGATGTCTCAACGACCGTGCCAG is drawn from Natronolimnobius sp. AArcel1 and contains these coding sequences:
- the glmS gene encoding glutamine--fructose-6-phosphate transaminase (isomerizing), encoding MCGIIGYVGENGGDTAVVDVLMDGLSGLEYRGYDSAGIAVAEPSIAVRKREGDISALEEALHGGKLDGTAGIGHTRWSTHGPPSDVNAHPHTDDETRVAVVHNGIIENYRALRDELEAVGYRFESETDTEVVPHLIAAGLEDGLGCEAAFRQAVARLEGSYAIAAVFAGSETVYAARHESPLVLGIGEDGHYLASDVPAFIQYTDRVIYLDDGEFARITPETVTVTDDAGTVVETSVETIEWDADDAGKSGYDHYMLKEIHEQPTAVRQCLRERVEELERSIAVDSLASLSTPERVQFVACGTSYHAALYGARLLRERGVAATAFLASEYDTDVVPVDSETLVIGVTQSGETADTMGALRGANTVGARTVAVTNVVGSSAARECDHVMYVRAGPEIGVAATKTFVSQQIALVLVASALTGEYDSQLVSALRDFSGQLQTVLDESAAQEVATAYRDAGAYFFIGRGHNAPVALEGALKMKEITYKHAEGFAAGELKHGPLALVTDETPVFALVTAGSKPTKTLGNVKEVQTRGAPVVAVTDGCSDVEQYADHVLEIPETHPTLAPILANVQLQLVSYWVAHELGRSIDKPRNLAKSVTVE
- a CDS encoding DUF4350 domain-containing protein, giving the protein MSDPESLDPRSSGSETAGDADQPGFGPDFEFQLESAWSRVVVIGLALAVIATIGVGASTSTAVFGPFNTDWEGTSDLREQLEDDHHGEFELARDASAYGGYSAETVAFVVAPSQPYDDSSGEAVRRFVDRGGTLVVFENGATHGESLLEAVDATARIDGQLVRDEHRHADGPLLPTATAATDHELTDDTAKVTLNHASAIALEAETRGETDAEMGGETSAEGWDDRDGTVLLETSSFAQFESTSAALPDSKPVATVESVGDGRVVAVSDSSLVINGMVDRADNEAFVEALSADADRVVLDVSHGESLPPLASALITVRASPLLQAGVGIATILALGLSTSQRIRNAGRALQRRFVDATADADNSGVHQ